Proteins encoded by one window of Actinocorallia herbida:
- a CDS encoding sugar ABC transporter substrate-binding protein, translating into MEQAHGYGRRIGAALSALLLAGATAACGSDGESGTDTSGGAGGATSAAVETAMKTTGEFSVPDAKIDTSSLKGKTIYYVPLSQQVPAFSVTAQNLSEAAALVGMKVQVCNGGANPSQISACVDQAVGARAGAIIGDSFPYGMAQNSLDKAVAANVPVLITDQIRPEGTGDTTKVAYLPGAVTQQEVLAEWIAADSGGKAQVVISMLQDSPSAISYVKDYAMPKYEEVCAGCKVTINEVSAANFQRITPTTSAALLQNPNATYLQVEFEDFLQPSLDAVQQAGRSSAMKVAVSGATISGLGVLKGDGPVKAALALDFPYQGWASLDQAMRMMLGEKPQEYRTPVRLFTSANIDGIRLTAEAQSSGEWFGTPSYEEEFKALWAGN; encoded by the coding sequence ATGGAACAGGCTCACGGGTACGGCCGGCGGATCGGTGCGGCGCTGAGCGCCCTCCTTCTGGCGGGAGCGACGGCGGCGTGCGGCTCGGACGGCGAGTCCGGCACCGACACCTCCGGCGGTGCCGGCGGCGCCACGTCCGCCGCGGTCGAGACCGCGATGAAGACGACTGGGGAGTTCTCCGTCCCCGACGCGAAGATCGACACGTCTTCCCTCAAGGGCAAGACGATCTACTATGTCCCGCTCAGCCAGCAGGTCCCGGCGTTCTCCGTCACCGCGCAGAACCTCAGCGAGGCGGCCGCGCTCGTCGGCATGAAGGTGCAGGTCTGCAACGGCGGCGCGAACCCGTCACAGATCTCCGCCTGCGTCGACCAGGCGGTCGGCGCCCGGGCCGGCGCGATCATCGGCGACTCCTTCCCCTACGGGATGGCGCAGAACTCCCTGGACAAGGCCGTCGCCGCGAACGTCCCGGTCCTCATCACCGACCAGATCAGGCCCGAGGGCACCGGGGACACCACGAAGGTCGCCTACCTTCCGGGCGCCGTCACCCAGCAGGAGGTCCTCGCCGAGTGGATCGCCGCGGACTCCGGCGGCAAGGCGCAGGTCGTCATCTCGATGCTGCAGGACTCCCCGTCGGCCATCTCCTACGTCAAGGACTACGCGATGCCGAAGTACGAGGAGGTCTGCGCCGGCTGCAAGGTGACGATCAACGAGGTGTCCGCCGCGAACTTCCAGCGGATCACCCCGACGACCAGCGCGGCGCTCCTGCAGAACCCGAACGCGACCTACCTGCAGGTGGAGTTCGAGGACTTCCTCCAGCCGTCCCTCGACGCCGTCCAGCAGGCGGGCCGGAGCTCCGCGATGAAGGTCGCCGTGTCCGGCGCGACCATCTCCGGCCTCGGCGTCCTCAAGGGCGACGGTCCCGTCAAGGCCGCTCTCGCCCTCGACTTCCCCTACCAGGGCTGGGCTTCGCTCGACCAGGCGATGCGGATGATGCTCGGCGAGAAGCCACAGGAGTACCGGACGCCGGTCCGGCTGTTCACGTCGGCCAACATCGACGGCATCCGGCTGACCGCCGAGGCGCAGTCCTCCGGCGAGTGGTTCGGCACCCCCTCCTACGAGGAAGAGTTCAAGGCGCTGTGGGCCGGGAACTGA